Genomic DNA from Brassica rapa cultivar Chiifu-401-42 chromosome A04, CAAS_Brap_v3.01, whole genome shotgun sequence:
AAGGAAAACGAAGGGTCTCTCTCTACGTTACATAAATATTACGGAGATATTTTGTAACAAGAGAAACGTAGTACGGTGCATTTAACAGCGGAGAGCCAATCTCAGCCGTCCGATAAAGACCACACTGTGTGTAATAAATGAGCTACCCATCTCCATAGAGCATGTGAAGCACTAACGCTAGAAACTGATCCCGTTTCCGTTTAAGACTTGACGGTGCCGTTACCCACGCATCGTTTTATTTTTCCTTATGTCTGGATCGTGGCAGGCAAACGTGTCGGCTTCTGTATTATACCCCGGCCagagtttttacttttttcattACTAGCACTGTGGAATTGGTTAATTACACAATGTGCCTTTTTCTTTACTAGGACCCACTGCCATGGCTAAAACCCACACTCGCCACAAGCCACAGCCATGACTCGTTATGGGACGAGCGCCTTGGTAAGTGTGCGAGTTGTGTTAGCACGTGCCGAGTCAGGTCAAAGTCGCGCATGTGcgtctttttatttttacccaTTTTCTTCACGCGCTTTATTATTTACGATTACAACAAAATGAAAGTGGAGATTATTGTATCTAAGGTGATAAATCATATGCATATAACGATCATCGTATCAAAAAAAAGGATTAATATAACGTTCAAATGAAAAACATATAAACCGTGAGAGAGGGGGATCACGCGCTTCGGAAAACGAGAGTGgataaaagtgaaaatgaagAAGCCATGCCGAAGTGTCGGAAGAGAAAGTGGTCCCCATCTGGACACGTCAGAGAGAAATTGCCACGTTGTAAGGTCGTATTCGAGACTGACACATGTCAAATGCTGACTTGTCCTACCAGTTTGCTCAATTACAGAGGAAGAAAACCTGATCTCTCCTATACAACTCTTCCATCCctattttatcttatttaatTTTCCCGATGATAGTGAAGGagatccaaaaatataaatattttttagtttatgtatatacattttaaaatccAAATACTGTATTGGAAAAAGTTTCAACACGACTCCTGTAACTATTGGGTTTCAAATCTTTTTATGCTTAAGATATACCTATATAACTTAACTTATGTGTTTATAATAACCTAAATTATACCTTAGCTAGAACGATGGAAAACATCAACTATTtcataatattatgtttttttgataaacttcacattttttttgtaaattatttatcgtcATAAACTGATTCGATCCGAGATCCGATCCGAAAATCCAGATATCCGGAAAGGccgaatccggatccggatagtAAAATGTTGAATCCGTCAAAGccgaatccggatccggatatcttgattttttagtctggatatccggatccgtaaattttattaataactatttcaaaaataataatatctatagataaaaactaattttatttaataaattttcatttttataatagtatatataattttttgtaaattttgtaatattatacatagaaatgattaaaaacattatatatattatttttaaaaattattgttaatattttatatatattaatattattttttatttattttaaggatcCAAATCCGGATATTCGCcggatattataatttttaaaaggatATCCGCGAACCCCAGATCCGAATAAGGATAGTAAAATTATGGATCCGGCGGATaaggatccggatccggatatcttcAAATTGTCCGGATATCCGATCCGTCATAGGCCTATGCCCCACCCACCCAAAACATTTACTTATTTGTTGCTTGGCACAGTTAAGCTTTTTATGTTGTCCTCTGGATAGTTACTAGTTACCACTTACCACTCACAAATATATTCTAGGGTTCTCTTATTTTTTGTGCAACAATTCTAGGGCTCACTTGCTGATTAATAACATAAGCAATGTTAGTGTCTTTTGCATCATATTATTAACTATGATGGTTGTCTACATTCTCTAAAACTAGTTGATAAACATGGATCAGATGTCTTATCAAAACACATGGATCAGATGAGAAAAGACGATTTATTTCGTTGAAAACTTTTAAAAGCAGTTATTTGCCCAACTTCTTTATGTAAATTGTAAATAGTGCAAGAATGTTGTACGGACGAATCCTTGCAAAGCAGCGAGGAGATTTGAAAGAATCAAATTTCATCACCAAATATGAGATTAACGagtaaaatataacaatattggaAAAGGCAAGAGGTTAAAATTACCATATAAGTTATTCAAaggaattaaaataattttcacaGTGATTCTTATTCTGCATGGGATTTCATGCCATATCAACAATGTCCTAATTGCAACGTCATTTGTAGTTGCGTTCTTTTTCGTTGAAAACTTGAATACTTTTTTAAGTGAGTGGCTAATTTGATCAGCTGCGACGGATATTCTCTCTAGTTGTAAATATTTAAACACAAAAAGCTGGAATAGCaaagtaaataaatatgattAGGAATATATGATCGTTCAAAGTGAATATGAACCCATGGATGggaataaataactatacattAGTTAATTActaacttttaattaaaaattgattaatGGTGTAGTGGAATCCATTACACAACATTAATTTATTTGGGTTTATTCTTCTTGGTTACTGTTGTACTCCATTTGATAATATAGTTAATCACTTGTTTAGTCATAGTCGCCACTCACCACGTAATTAAACAAGAACAAACGAATATTCTTTATTTTGTATAATCATATATTGGACCCAAAAGGTGATTCTCAGATCTGAAGCCCCCCGTCCCCGAAGCCTTCTCCGATCTGACCCTCCGGCCTCTCCAGACTCACAAGGGAGACTACCAACActccttgtgttttcttgtcgTCTAGATCCCCTCCGTATCTCTCTGGCTTCTTTGCCACGTCTTCGTTTTTCATCGTTCTCTCTCTCAGTCTGTCTCAACTCCGGCCTCCCTCTAGCAAACTGCTAAGCCCCAGTGAACCCTTCATCATGTCTCAATCATCGATGATTGTGCGTAAGGGTGGACCCTCCACCGTGCGTCGCAAGCTTGACTCGGAAGATGAGATTATCCGAATCCCGGACTGTGATCTTGATGCTGTGGCCGATCGCTTCCGTCTGACTCTTATtggacgagtttttaaccttcAAGGACGAAGCATTGATGCTTTGATCCACCTTCTCCCTCGTAACAGGATCTGGAATGTTGAGGGACGAGTCAGAGGGATCAATCTGGGCAACGGACGTTTCCAGTTCGATTTTGACAATGAAGCTGACCTCCTTTCCGTCCTAAACAAGCGTCCTTGCCATTTCAACCAATGGAGTTTCGCACTCGAGCGATGGGAACCTTTCACCAGTGAATCATTTCCCAATACAATCCCTTTCTGGATCAGTGTAACAGGAGTCCCAGTGCATTTCTGGAATGATCAGACTTTCATTGCAATCTCGAAGCCCTTGGGAACTTGGATCTCCCTCGACTCAAAAAGAGCAAGGATTCAAGTATCTGTCAATGTTGACATGCCCATACAATTTGAACGTCGCATCGAATTCCCAAATGGAGATATCGGACGGGTCTCCTTCTCTTATGAGGGCCTCCACCGTTCCTGCTATACCTGTCATATGATCTCTCATGATGAGAATGTTTGTCCCCAGCTTACACCGGAGGAGCGTGAACTTAAACGACAACAACGAGCAATCATCAACGCTCAAGGGGACAATCTCTCTATCCAGACGGGACAAGACGGTCGGGTTCCGAACTTGAAAAGGCCTCGTTCCCCCCTCCATGAACGCAATTCGCCCCCTCCAGGGCGACAGAGGACCTCTCCATCCAACCTATCCGAGCGTGACCCTCGCAGGGAAGGAAAAAGGCACACTCACTCACCTCCTCGTGATACCAGAGCGTATCGCCCTACCCCGAAAGATTATCCAAGAAATAATGATATCTCGTATCGCAACATCACTCGTAAGGAAGATGTCTGGAGACGCTTAGAAATACCACCGCGCGCTTCATCCGTATATGGAAAGATCAATTCCTCTCGTACTTCACGTAGAGAGCACCCTTACCCCCAAAAGAACAGAGAGAACAAGCAACCGATGCCATACAATGGAGGTTACTCAAGAGATCGACAACAGGCTACACGTGAATGGCGCCCCCGTTCTCCTCCGAAGATCTTTCCTTCCACTGATATGGTGCCA
This window encodes:
- the LOC108871602 gene encoding uncharacterized protein LOC108871602; translated protein: MSHARFRLRLDGAVTHASFYFSLCLDRGRQTCRLLYYTPARVFTFFITSTVELVNYTMCLFLY
- the LOC108871603 gene encoding uncharacterized protein LOC108871603, whose protein sequence is MKKPCRSVGRESGPHLDTSERNCHVVRSYSRLTHVKC